A single region of the Salvia miltiorrhiza cultivar Shanhuang (shh) chromosome 8, IMPLAD_Smil_shh, whole genome shotgun sequence genome encodes:
- the LOC130997990 gene encoding uncharacterized protein LOC130997990, with protein sequence MNDEEKWRAAIWKSPAPQKAIVTAWRLMRNRLPTCDNLRKRSIDLGEEESKCSECKLLPESTNHLFLRCPKIEEVWNELQKWLGVEMVRPQRVESHFGTFSCFGKEKKIIKLLSAIWVCCVWILWKKRNEKRFERMEWESKNIVTEIKIRTWCWNKIFGIVGKEMDLSCWCSNELIKTVL encoded by the coding sequence ATGAACGACGAAGAGAAATGGCGTGCAGCAATTTGGAAGTCGCCGGCCCCCCAAAAAGCGATTGTCACAGCATGGAGATTGATGCGAAATAGGCTCCCAACTTGCGATAACTTGAGGAAGAGAAGTATTGATTTGGGAGAAGAAGAATCCAAGTGCAGCGAATGTAAACTCCTTCCAGAATCGACAAATCATCTGTTTCTTAGGTGCCCCAAGATAGAGGAAGTTTGGAACGAGCTCCAGAAGTGGCTGGGAGTGGAAATGGTGCGTCCCCAAAGGGTTGAAAGTCACTTTGGTACGTTTTCTTGCTTcgggaaagaaaaaaagattatAAAGCTATTGTCTGCTATTTGGGTTTGTTGCGTTTGGATTCTTTGGAAGAAAAGGAATGAGAAACGGTTTGAACGTATGGAATGGGAGTCAAAGAACATCGTCACGGAGATCAAAATTAGAACGTGGTGTTGGAATAAGATCTTCGGGATAGTTGGAAAGGAGATGGATCTTTCTTGCTGGTGCTCTAATGAGCTGATCAAAACGGTTTTGTAA
- the LOC131000404 gene encoding probable pectinesterase 53 has translation MQLAVLANFLHTNIMPLSLRFTINLFFLLCPIIVRSDAHADLDAWVSWHVRRHKQQKSVAVTQELNDLRWKAESNRMEVSVSQDGSADFITINDALNTIPLHNTRRVVIRINSGLYREKVNIPKTMSFVTLVGNASDPPTITGNDTASTVRGRDGTPLRTFQSATVAVDADYFTAINVKFENTAPHVVGTRGGQAAALRISGTKAAFYNCSFYGSQDTLYDHKGLHYFNNCFIQGSVDFIFGYGTSLYENCYLKSVTQKVASVTAQKRSNSSIGSGFSFKNCTVTGSGSIYLGRAWGDYSRVVFSYTFLDKIVLPQGWSDWGKKSRDQKVYYGEYKCSGGGANVTGRVAWARVLTDEEAMPFIGTYYIDGDTWLINPSTYHL, from the exons ATGCAGCTGGCTGTCCTAGCTAATTTCCTACACACAAACATCATGCCTCTTAGTCTTAGATTCACCATTAATCTCTTCTTCCTCTTATGCCCAATCATAGTTCGCTCCGACGCCCACGCGGACTTGGACGCGTGGGTTTCGTGGCACGTCCGACGTCACAAGCAGCAGAAATCCGTAGCCGTTACCCAAGAACTGAACGACTTGAGGTGGAAGGCCGAGTCGAATAGAATGGAAGTGAGCGTGAGCCAGGATGGGAGCGCCGATTTCATCACCATAAATGACGCGCTCAACACCATTCCTCTTCACAATACTCGTAGGGTTGTCATACGCATAAATTCCGGCCTCTACag AGAAAAGGTGAATATCCCAAAAACAATGAGTTTCGTGACGTTGGTGGGAAATGCGAGTGACCCTCCGACTATCACCGGAAACGACACCGCATCGACGGTGAGAGGAAGAGATGGGACGCCGCTGAGGACATTTCAAAGTGCTACTGTTGCCGTTGATGCTGATTATTTTACGGCAATCAACGTCAAATTTGAG AACACGGCGCCGCACGTGGTGGGGACGAGGGGCGGACAGGCGGCGGCGCTGCGTATATCGGGGACGAAGGCGGCGTTCTACAACTGCAGCTTCTACGGCAGCCAAGACACCCTCTACGATCACAAGGGCCTTCACTACTTCAACAATTGCTTCATTCAAGGCTCCGTCGACTTCATCTTCGGCTACGGCACATCGCTCTACGAG AATTGCTATTTGAAGTCGGTGACGCAGAAGGTGGCGTCGGTCACAGCTCAAAAGCGGTCGAACTCGTCGATTGGGAGCGGATTTTCGTTCAAGAATTGTACGGTGACGGGGAGCGGGTCCATCTATTTGGGAAGGGCATGGGGAGATTATTCGAGAGTCGTGTTTTCCTACACGTTTTTGGATAAAATCGTGCTTCCCCAAGGATGGAGCGACTGGGGCAAGAAATCCCGCGACCA gaaAGTGTATTATGGTGAATATAAATGTAGCGGAGGAGGGGCTAACGTGACGGGGCGTGTAGCGTGGGCGAGGGTGCTCACAGACGAAGAGGCCATGCCATTTATTGGCACTTATTATATTGATGGCGACACTTGGCTTATAAACCCTTCTACCTATcacctttga
- the LOC131000403 gene encoding gibberellin 2-beta-dioxygenase 2-like, protein MVPSPAPLRTKKTRAVGVPVIDFRQERSKVTGLILQACQDFGFFQVENHGISQEIISRVESEGRNFFAKAACDKQRAGPPTPFGYGCKNIGFNGDKGELEYLLLEANSLSISRRSKSISSDPNTFSGAVNDYIEAVRKMTCEILEMVGEGLWAQDKSIFSKLIEDGSSDSCFRINHYPSVNAAADIDDDDWRTHPKPLDDPSKIRIGFGEHSDPQILTILRSNNVAGLQILSGDGLWVPVPPDPHNFCVFVGDAFQALTNGRFTSVRHRVVARSAKARMSMMYFAAPPLAATISPMPELLSAQNPSIYRAFTWGEYKTTAYSLRLADHRLDLFRK, encoded by the exons ATGGTGCCATCTCCGGCTCCTCTGCGCACGAAGAAAACCCGGGCCGTGGGAGTTCCGGTGATCGATTTCAGGCAGGAGAGATCGAAAGTCACCGGATTAATCCTGCAAGCGTGCCAGGACTTCGGATTTTTCCAAGTCGAAAACCACGGAATCTCCCAAGAGATCATCTCGAGAGTGGAAAGCGAGGGCCGCAATTTCTTCGCCAAAGCTGCATGCGACAAGCAACGCGCCGGCCCGCCCACGCCCTTCGGCTACGGCTGCAAGAACATCGGATTCAACGGCGACAAAGGCGAGCTCGAATATCTCCTGCTCGAGGCCAATTCTCTCTCCATTTCTCGTAGATCCAAATCCATCTCTTCCGATCCCAACACCTTCAG CGGCGCAGTGAATGATTACATAGAAGCAGTTAGGAAGATGACATGCGAGATTCTAGAAATGGTGGGTGAAGGCCTGTGGGCCCAGgataaatctatttttagtaagctTATCGAAGATGGAAGCAGCGATTCCTGCTTCCGGATCAATCACTATCCTTCAGTCAATGCCGCTGCCGACATCGACGACGATGATTGGCGGACTCACCCCAAACCGTTGGACGACCCGTCCAAGATCCGGATCGGGTTCGGCGAGCATTCGGACCCCCAGATCCTCACCATCCTCAGATCCAACAACGTCGCGGGCCTCCAGATCCTCTCCGGGGACGGGTTGTGGGTCCCCGTCCCGCCCGACCCGCACAACTTCTGCGTCTTCGTCGGCGACGCCTTTCAGGCCCTCACCAACGGCAGATTCACGAGCGTGCGGCACAGGGTGGTGGCGCGCTCGGCCAAGGCGAGGATGTCGATGATGTATTTCGCGGCGCCGCCTCTCGCCGCCACCATCTCGCCCATGCCGGAGCTGCTCTCCGCCCAAAATCCGAGTATTTATAGGGCCTTCACGTGGGGGGAGTATAAGACCACCGCTTATTCATTGAGATTGGCAGATCATCGTCTCGACctctttagaaaataa
- the LOC131000405 gene encoding transcription factor MYB108-like, giving the protein MEATNLEATNGILGESDNNKEEILSVKKGAWSSHEDSLLINYIVIHGEGRWNFVARDSGLRRTGKSCRLRWKNYLQPNVRRGNFTLEEQLRIMELHCLYGNRWSRIAKFLPYRTDNEIKNYWRSRVVNHAKQLKFDTNSAELREFGRDIWLSEKIDASQSQCNTNNVEDEILMNHEEALQMDYWGNLCDNIIPLEIIEANQIAATDNLSEHSGCGLYSSTLFQQQSHGLGSVDGSDHNPCCFTCGELSNMLLSDDYLL; this is encoded by the exons ATGGAAGCCACAAATTTGGAAGCCACAAATGGCATCTTAGGTGAGAGTGATAATAATAAAGAAGAGATTTTAAGCGTGAAAAAAGGTGCATGGTCTTCTCATGAAGATTCTCTACTCATCAACTACATCGTCATTCATGGCGAAGGCCGTTGGAATTTTGTTGCTCGAGACTCAG ggttGAGGCGAACGGGGAAGAGCTGTAGATTGAGATGGAAAAACTACTTACAACCAAATGTGCGACGAGGGAATTTCACACTTGAGGAGCAGCTTCGTATTATGGAGCTTCACTGCCTCTATGGAAATCG GTGGTCGAGAATAGCCAAATTCTTGCCTTATCGAACAGACAACGAGATCAAGAACTATTGGAGAAGTCGAGTTGTGAATCATGCAAAGCAGCTGAAATTCGACACGAACAGCGCCGAGTTGAGGGAGTTCGGCCGTGACATTTGGCTGTCTGAGAAAATTGATGCATCCCAGTCCCAGTGTAATACTAATAATGTTGAAGATGAGATACTGATGAATCACGAGGAGGCGCTACAGATGGATTATTGGGGCAATCTGTGTGACAATATTATTCCGTTGGAGATCATAGAAGCCAATCAAATTGCAGCTACGGATAATTTATCTGAGCATAGTGGTTGTGGACTTTATAGTTCCACGTTGTTCCAACAACAGAGCCATGGTCTTGGTAGTGTTGATGGAAGTGATCATAATCCATGCTGCTTCACTTGTGGGGAATTATCAAATATGCTATTGAGTGATGATTACTTACTTTAA